AATTTAGTTTAAATCTATCAAAATGTTATTATCTGCTGGAGCAGGGTCATTCCATATTGAGAAAAGAGCAGCTCCAAACATCTGTTCATTAGCATTCGAACTTTGTATCAATTGTTGGCAAAGAAGAAGATCTTCCTGATCTGCAGTTTCATCTCCTTCGTAATGGGCAATAAAAGCTTTAACCATATATGGTGTTAAGAATTCTGCTTGATTTTGTGTAGCTCCATATTGCATGAGCATATACGGTACTAAAACTTGTAAACCTGTATTAATATAATTAAGAGCATAGTCCTGAAAAGAACCAAAATTTCCTAAATCAAAATTGATATTCTCAATATGCTTAGTTGATACTTGTAATGTTCTATCTTTTTTCAGTTCAACAATTCTATATGGACAAGGATATGTAACTAATGAGCCTGTCTCAATATCATAAATCTCATTATTGTTAATACTAGTTGTTTTTGCTATATCATTTGCATGATAATGCCCAGTGAAAATTACATTCAAACCATTATCAGCTAGTTCAGATGAAACAGTAGCGAAGTCATCTGTCAAATATTCAGGAAACATTATAGGCTGGTATTCAAAATGAGGAACAATTCCGTGATGAATCATCCCTAGAACTGTGATATTTTTAGATTTTGCTTCTTCTAATTTTTCTCGAATCCAACCCATTGTTGCATCACTTAGTTTTCCATCAGTATGTGGATGCTCGCCAAATTGATTAGAATTATATTTGCAATCATCTAACCCTAAAAGCCATAAATTATCCTTAAGTTTAACCATGTAGCTTAAAGAATTTGTATCACGATATAGAGCTTCACTATATCCAAATTCAGAATATATTTCTGAAAATTCATCTGGAGTGACTGCATCAACCGGTATAGTTGATCCCGAAAAACTCATTGCCATTCCATTGTTTATGTCATGATTTCCAGGCACAACATAAATCTTCTTACCCGATGCTTCTATATCACGTAAAATAGTCGCAACTTTTTGATGTGATGTTTTTTCACCATCTTTTGTAATATCTCCAGGTATAAAAATATACTCGATATCAGTTCTGGATATCATTTCGCTTTTAAATGCATTTAAAAGTGCATCACTTTCGGTAATTAGTTTTCTATCCATCATTAGATATGTTTGATAGTCAGGATTGGAAACATCTACATAATCAGGATTGAAGTAATGTAGATCAGAAACTGTAACAATTTTCGCTGTAGGCTCTCCTTTAGAACTAACAGAATCATTATCAGAACATGAAACAGCCATTAAGACAATGGAAAACATAACAAAAATTTTTTTCATAATTCATCCTTAATTTATTTTCAGTAATTTACATTTCATTGTTACACTTAAACTTCAATTTCATTACAAGAGAGTTAACTTATGTTAAATTGATGTTATGGATAGTTCTTCAATGCTAAAGTCTTTTTTATAAATAAAAGATTGACAAATTTTTTATTTGTACTTATTGTTAGTAGTGTGCATACACATTATACTCAGTGAGGTAAAACATGATAATAACGATTCAAAACTCTTCTCCAGATCCAATCTATAAGCAGATTTTCGATCAGATAAAAAAGCAGATAATCTGTGGAGATCTAAAAGCTGGAGAAAAACTACCGTCTATCAGAGAGATGGCTAAAGAACTTTCGATTAGTATTATCACAATTAAAAGAACTTATACTGATCTTGAAAATGAAAAGTTGATTGAAACAGTAATTGGTAAGGGTTCGTTTGTTAGTGATATAAATAATGAGCTATTGAAGGAAAAGAAATTTGCATTACTTCAAGACTTAATTGAAAAAATAGTTGATGAGGCAAAAAAACTTGGGATATCGAAAAAAGAGATTGTGGAGGTACTAGATGAGTTCTACTAAAATTTGTGTAAATGTAAAGAATTTATCCAAACGTATTGGAAAATTTGAACTTAAAGATATTTCAATTGAAATACCTTACGGCTATGTGATGGGTATTGCAGGTAGAAATGGATCGGGTAAAACAACTTTGATAAATCATGTTCTAAATTTATTGACTCAAGATAGCGGGATCATCACAGTTTTTGACAAAGAATATCCGAACAATGAAGTAGAAATTAAAGATAAAATAGGATTTGTATTTGAAGAGTTTCATTACTTACAAAACCTGAGTGTTGATAAAATGAAAAATCTAATTGCTCCATTTTATAAATCATGGAATGATAAATACTTTTATGAGCAAATCAATAAGTTCAATATTGATAAAACAAGTAAGTTAAAGAAATTATCTAAAGGTCAAAAACAGATTTTTTCGCTAATAATTGCTCTTTCCCATGATACAAACCTTCTGGTCTTAGATGAACCTTTTTCTGGAGTAGATGCAAAGTCTAAAGCTAGTCTAATTCAAATATTAAAAGATTATACAAGTAATGAACAAAGGTCAATTATTTTTTGCTCGCATAATTCTGAAGAATTGGAATCTCTTTGTGACCTTATAACAATCCTGCAAAATGGTGAAGTGTTTAGTACTGGAACAGTTGACGAACTGCTGGATTCCTATGTAATTCTTAGTGGTTCTAAAGATAATATTGATGAAGATTTGAGATCTAAAATTATTAACTACTCAGAAAATAGCTTTGGATTTAAAGGAATAGTTAAAACTGAAGATTCTTCACAATTCACTAATATCAAAAGTGAGAGAGTGACAATAAAAGATATCTTAGAGATAGTTTAAGGAGTAATTATGAAACTTATTAAAACATTTTTTACATTAGAATGGAAAGAGTTAATTTCCCTATCTGCAGTAATTTTAATTATTCTTTTTACATTAAAAACTTTAATAGGCATAAATGAAGACCCAAAACCATTCATTTTAACTTACATTTGTTCTTCACTATTGATTTTTTACTGGATACATTTCAGATTTTTAAAAGACAAATTTCAAGAGTCTATATTTTGCTTTCCTATTAGCAAATATGAGTTTTCATTCCAAACATATATTTATTTATTTATTATTGTATTATCTACGGCATTAACTGGACTTGCTTTAAATATTGGTTCATCATCAAGTATGATACTCTGTTTTTCAGATGCACTTGATCATTCACTTAAAACTGCTATCACAGCGTATTCACTTTTCATTTTCACTCCTCTTGTATTTAGGATAACAAGAATGCCGATTACTTCTCTAATAATTTCTGGAAGTATATTTTACCTGTTATTTCTAACATCATTTTATAGTTTTTTTTATGTTTATGGACAAAATATAACTGAAATTATAATAAAGTCATTTATTCCTAGCTATATTTTAATCATTGCAATCATAATTCGTAATATTCTTAGTTTTTTCAATAAAAAAATTAAGGTTAAAGATCTATGGAGTTTGTTGATGATTCCTGTTCTATCTAAAATATTCATTGAATTCTATCATAGCTTTGATGTTTTTGTTAAATGGGATTTAAGCTACAGTAAGTTATACGCCAAAAATATTGATTTTTTTTATCTTTTAGTAACGACACATACTGCTTATACAATTATATCTATATTTACAATTCCTGTAGCAATAATTTCTATAAAAAGAGCAAAAGAGAGCATAATCTTTAAAACTATCTTGCTATTTATGATTCTTTATTCAGTTATGATGGTTTTTCTTGTTATCTTGTTTTCAGAATCATCTCCATATTACATACTTTTATTCGCAATAATCCCATGTTTTATTGCAATCAAAACAGACATTTACCTATCAAAAATCAAGTAGGAGATCAATATGAACAATTTACTTATCCATGATTTAAAATATGCTTATCTATCAAAGTGGTATACTGTTCCTTTTATACTATTAGCATTATTATATTTAGGCTTTCATAATGAATACCTTCAAATATGGATTATTGCTTTTCCTATTATTTTACCTGCAGCGGAAATGTATGAAATTTCACAATCTAATATATCTGGGTATTACAAAGTCTTAAGCAGCATCCCAATTGATAAGAGCAATTTAGAATCTAGATACGACACTCTCTATACCTCTCAGCTTTTTGTTTCATACCTTTTAATTATATTCACAGTCATTATATCAATAATCGTTTCTGGTGAAAGCAGCTATCTTAGTTATCTAATTAGTGAAAAGACTGGATTAGGTTATGTTATTTCTATATCTGGATACATCGCCTTCCTTACCTTCAAGAAATTCTTTGATACTGATAAAATTGTTTCATTACATTTTTTCTTTAGTGTCGTAGCCTATGCGTTAGTTGTGCTGATAGAAAAATTGTTAAAATAGAATGGTAATAAAGCATGAAAACTTCTTTAACATCTGCTGTAATGGTTGTTCTAATTTTCTTTGGTTGTACAGGAAAACATGAATTTACTGAAATAAAAAATAACGAAGGATCTTTAATTGCTCTTAACAATGATATCCCCTATGATGTAAATTACTTTCCAAAAATAGACTCCTGTTTTATGATACAAAATATCTGGTTTTACGATTCAAATGTAGGTCCAGAACACTTTTTTGCAATTGATAGTCTAGGTAGAATTTTCGTTTATAACTACAAAGATAATTTCATTTACAATTTTGATGGAAAAGGCACTTTTCTCAAGAAAATTGGAGGAAATGGTTATGGTCCTGGTGAGTTAAACAATGTTAACAGTATTCATATACAAAATGATAAACTTAGAACTTTTATGATTGATCAAAAAAAGGTTAACATATATAATTTGGATGGAGAATTTCTACACTCTAAAACGATCGATAACCTTATGGAAAAAACACCAAATTGGTTTGATAAGGGGGAATTTAAAATTTATGAATTTTCGATTACTCCACTTGGACATGATAAATATCTTCGGTTCTTTAATGGATGGAATAAATATTACTATGCAGAAGATATTTCAATCATTACTGAAGATAAAACTATTAAACTTGATAGTAGACAAAAAGAATTTTCTATGGATAAGGGTGCGTTAGAACTACTTAGAAATAGTATAAATAACCAGAAATTATGTATTGCTGAGAATAGCAAAGAAAAATACAAAATAAATATTTTTGACTTTGATGGAAGAAAATTACTTGAGATCAACAAAGCATACAGAAAGAAAAAATATCCAAAAGCGGTAAAACTAGCTGCAAAAATAGCAAATCCAAACTTTGATGTAAGTATTATTAAATATATGCAGGCTATAGAGGATGTCAAAATTGATAAATATGATAGAATCTGGGTAAAACCATTTATGAATGAATTCGACCCTACATCGATAAATGTTTATGATTTCTTTGATAAAAATGGAAGATACTTAAATAAAATTGATATTGGCGTAATTTCAAATATTAAATTAGAAACATCAATCTTCTTTAAAGATGACAAACTTATGATAATTGGAAAATCAAATGAAAAAAAAGAATCTGCAATATTTGTATTTGATTATTAAACTAGTAACTCTTCATAATCTATATTTCAAACATGAGTGTAAAGATAAAATCAATTACATGTTTCATGTACTTTTGAGATCAATACTGACTGGGCTAACCAGCATTATAATGATATTTATACTTGATTACTTCTATTACGTCTATGAATCAATTTCAAGAGTTGCTTTGATCATTTTCTACTATATACTGTTATTAAGTTCTATTTCACCAATTATTTATTCTTTTGATTTTCTTAGTATTAAAAAGAGAATTCCTTTTCGGAGATGTCTCATGTTTATTTTAGGTTTGACTGCCTGCTGTTGTAGCATATACTTTATCTTTTTTCTTTGATTTTGAATTAGGAAGAAGAGATAGTAATTCATTTTTTTTATAGACTATACCATTAGCTTCCTCACGAGCAATATTATGAACATAGGCTAAGACCTCCAATCTTTTGCTTTCATAGTGATTGAAATAATATTATTTTACTATTTATTAAATTTGTAGGATAGATTATGAAAAAGATACCTTATGGAATTGCTAATTTCGAAAAAATTAAAGAAAATGGTGACTATTACTATGTAGATAAAACTAAATACATTGAAGAGTTAGAAAATCTAGGAGGTCAATATCTGTTCTTTTTACGACCACGTAGATTCGGTAAATCACTTTTTATTTCAATGCTGGAACATTATTATGACATAAACAGAAAAGAACAATTCCATCAACTTTTTGGCGACACGTATATAGGAATAAATCCAACAAAATTGAAGAATAGCTTTCCAATATTAAAACTAAATTTTTCTGGAATACCTACGGACAAAGATGTAGAACAAATTGAGAATTCATTTAACATAGTTATTTTAGGGAACATTGAGATATTTTTTTCTAAGTATAGTAAGATTTACAATATAACTGAGGATGTAAAAAAAGAAGTTTTAAATACCAAAAATGCAGGAGATATGCTTAATAGATTTATCTCAAAAATGTCTGAATTAGGAATTAAATATTATCTTCTAATTGACGAATATGACAATTTTGCCAATAATATTCTAGTTCATCATGGAAAAGAACGCTACATGAGAGTAACTCACCAAGCTGGTTTTTTACGGAGCTTTTTTGCAGCCATCAAAGTAGCTACAGAGTCCAGAGCTGTTGAAAGACTGTTTGTTACTGGAGTTTCACCACTTGTTTTATCTGATGTAACCAGTGGTATGAATATTGGTGACAATATATCTCCTCAAATTATTTTTAATTCTATGATAGGTTTTAACCAGAATGAAGTTGAGGAGATGCTTGATTATTACATCACCGAAAAACTTATAAAAACTTCTGAAAGAGTTGAGATTTTAGAGCTCTTTAAAGCTAATTACAATAATTATTGTTTCTCTGATAATACTTCTGAAAAAGTTTATAATTCAGATATGATTCTTTATTTTTTTAACAAATTTTCTCAAGAAAAAAAGATTCCCAATAGTCTTATTGACGAAAATGTACGAATTGATTACGGTAAATTGAAATTTTTAGTACTCGCAGACCGCAAACTTAATGGCAATTTTTCTATTCTCTCGGAACTTGTGGAAAAAGGTGAAGTAGATACAGAGCTTATTCATAGTTTTGCACTTAGTGACATTGTGGAGAAAAGTAAATTCAAGTCATTTTTATACTATCTAGGTCTAGTTACTTTAAAAAAGCATCTTTATGGAAATGAATATATGCTAACTATTCCAAATGAAACAATAAATACTATGATGGTGAATTATATTCGCCAAGGTTTAGATGAAATTTATGATTTAACTCTGGATGTTGATTTTTTACAAAGAGAATATAAAAAACTTGCTTTCAACGGTGAATGGCAACCTATTATTGGCTATATCCTTGAAAAATTCTACGAAGCTACTTCACTTAGAGATTTTATACTACGTGAGCATAGCATTAAAATGTTTATGTTAGCTTATCTGAATGTTACACCGCTTTACTTTGTTGAAAGCGAACCGGAACTAAATAAAGGCTACGCTGATATTTTTTTGAGAAAAAATTATAGTATCACTGATCTGACAAAATTTGAATACATCATTGAACTAAAGTATATCAAAGCTGAAGAATACAGAAAAATTAGTCTAGAAGAAAAAAAATCTGGTTTAGTTATTGAAGAAGTTCCTGAAAATCATTTGGCAAAAGTAAAGAAAGAAGCCATTGATCAGCTAGAAAGATATGCTAAAAGTAAGAAAATAACTTGTAATTTAAAAAAAGTAGTTATAATCTGTAGTGCGAAGGAATTATTGGTTTTGGAGGAAGTAAAGTAAATATAGATTTACCTCTGACAGATTAAGATCTGTCAGAGATTTTAAATCACATTGCGTTGTTATTTATAACGTTTTTTTTATTTTCAGCCTAACCATCACCTTTGACACCAAATGATCTGTGATTTCCAAGTTTATAAACTATGTATAGTTGAAAGCTAACGAAAACTAATGCTTTTATCGTTGAAAGAATTAAAATAATAAATTGTTACAGGCTGCATTTCACTTTTTAAGAACTATCTCAATAAAATATTAGCATAAGTAGTGATAAATAAACCTAAACAAAGCCATCCTAATTCACCTTGTATAATAACAATTGTTTTCGAACCAAAATAAGAAGGGCTTGTTTCATGTTTTCCCAAAATCTCTGAACCATAACTATCTTTTCTACCTCTAGGAACTTTAACTGAAAACTCTCCTGCAACTTCTGATTTTAGCTGTTTTGCAGAATAATCATTTCTTCTATTTAAATTTATTTTGGTATCCTGTTGGTGCTTGAGATATCTTAGGTGATTTCCTAGCTCGGTCTCAAATGATTTTTGAAAAAATTCTAAGAAAAAATATTTAAAAATATTCTGGAGTTTATGACCTATTAAAGAATTTACAGAATTTAAACGTTCTTTTACATAATCTATTAAATTTGATGATACTTCTTCAGGTAACTTGAACACTAGGAAACTCCTATTTATTATACATTGTAGTTAAAATTAGGAGTTTACACAAAATAAATTATGGAATTTTTAGTTCTATTTCACCAATTATTTATTCTTTTGATTTTCTTAGTATTAAAAAGAGAATTCCTTTTCGGAAATGTCTCATGTTTATTTTAGGTTTGACTGCATGTTATTGTAGCATATACTTTATCTTTTTTCTTTGATTTTGAGTTAGGAAGAAGAGATAGTAATTCATTTTTTTTATAGACTATACCATTAGCTTCCTCACGAGGAATATGAACATAAGCTAAGATGGCTTGTAAAATTTTTAAGATCAACAAGAGAAAAAAACTATTGAAATTTTATGAAAGTCAATAAGTTAGCTATTTCAATAATGATTTTACCCAAAATCGTTGGTGATGATTATAATTAGAAGCTTATCTTTACTAATCAATCCTAATTTTTTTACTATTATTACAGCTCTCCCAAAATTTGAAAGCCTTCAGTTAAAAGAAAAAATATTTTACTCAATAATTTGATTGCATATGCAACTATATTGATTTAACTTATTTAAGTATTGAAAATATAAATCATATGTTAGGAGTATCATGTTAAACATAATCCAAAGAAATACTGAACTTGACGACAATATTTGGAATCTTAATTTTGAATTTTATCAAAAGACTAAGCTAGTAATGCATAAAGATTATCAAAATGTTGAAGAATTTAAACAATCTACTATTAAAAGTTTAAATGAAAATAGAAATGACAACTCTTTTATAATTCTCGAGAATGATAGTGTTCTTGGTACTTTTAACTTTCAAATTAATGACAAAGAAGAGAAAGTAACACTACATCTTAACATTATTGAAAGCTATTATAACTCTCAACTTTTCCAAAAAATCTTTGAAACGATTGGTAGTAAAGTTGATAAAAGATATAAAATTTTAATCAAGACTAGGAACAAAATTGAGAATGATCTTTTAGCTAAATTCAGAATTGATTTAAATCTGGAAATAGAAATGTTCCTTTTGAGAAAAGAAGATCTTAACACTAAACTCCTTAAAGAATGGGAAGATAAGATTTCAACAGAGAATCAAGATTTTTCTTTACAGTTTTATGATGAGATTCCTGATGATAAAGTAGAGGAATACACTTCATTCTTTAATGAACTTTTGAATCAAATGCCTGAAGGTAAAAAAGAAACTCAGAAATATAATTTGACAGTAGATGAGATAAAAAAACGTTATGAAGATAATAAAGTAAATAATGGAGCAATCTACAGTTTTATAATTTTTAACAATACTGGCGAAATGATTGCAAAATCAAACGTGCATATTGATAAAAATGACCCATCTTATCCTTATCAATTTATGACTGGTGTGAAAGATAGCTATCGTGGAAAGCAATTAGGCAGATGGTTAAAATCAAAAATGTATACTAAATTATTTGAAGATTTCCCTGAAATAAAAGCTATCATTACCGAGATGTACAGTCATAATAAATATATTCAGAATATCAACAGCTTAATCGGATATAAAAATGAATCTGTTACCAGAGAGTATATAGTTGATATGAATAGACCTTAGAAATCAATTATTTGAAAACTATTTTGCTTTTATTTAGAGTACCTCTGACAGATTAAAATCTGTCAGAGATTTTAAATCACATTGCTTCTTCGATTGATTTTACTAATCTTTCAAAATCTAGTGGATAAACATCACCAATTGACCCTATTCTAAAAGTATCTGCTTGTGAAATTTTACCCGGATATATAACAAAGCCACTTTTTTTTAATTTTTCATAAAGAACATTAAAGTTAAAATCATCAGTTGGATACAAAAATGTTGTAATGATTGGGGACATAATATCATCTGATAGAAGTGTCTCGAAACCTATACTCCTCATCCCATTAACTAAAGTTTTGTGATTATCTCTGTATCTTCTTTCTCTTGATCTTATACCACCCTCTTCATGAAGCTCTTTCATAGCTAGATGAAATGCTCTTACCACGTGAGTTGGTGAGGTATATCTCCATTTCCCATTTTTTTCTTCCATAGTTTTCCACTGATCATATAGATCTAAACTCAAACTTCTTCCATTTCCTTTGCACATAACTAATTCATCTTTTCTTGCTAAAACGAATCCAAACCCAGGAACTCCCTGGATACATTTATTAGCACTTGACACCATAAAATCAGCACTAATCTCATCCATATAGAATTCGATCCCTCCAAAACTTGACATAGCATCAACAAAATATTTTTTCCCATATTTTTTAACTATCTTCCCGATATCTTCTACAGGATTCAATATTCCAGTTGTTGTCTCACAATGAACTATAGCAACATATGTAATATCTAAATCTGTGGTTAGGATATTTTCAACATCGTCAGGTGTAATCTGTACTCTTTCATCAAAATTTTCCACTCTACAATCTATTTTTAAATAGCTTGCTATTTGTCCAATTCTTTCTCCATAAGCACCATTAGCTAAAACTAATAATTTGTCATCTGGTTTGACTGTCGTACTGATTACAGCTTCTACTGAAAATGTACCACTTCCTTGCATAAGTATTGATGTATAATCATCAGGGTTATTTTTCACTGCCAATTTTACCAGATTATGTCTTATATCTTGTACAATATTATTGTAGTCATCATCCCAAGTACAATAATCCTTTAGCATTGCAGCTTTTACCGTTTTCGTAGTACTTAAAGGTCCCGGCGTTAATAGTATGTAGTCATTTTCGGGAATATTATCTAACAGATTGTCCATTATTTCTCCTTCTTTCTAGAAATTATTTTTGAATAGATAATTTTAATTATAATATTAGTGATAAGAATTAGAATACTCATAGCAGCAGCTTGCTGAGTATCACCTGCATCTTCCATATCGACTACTGAAATACTAGCAAGTTTAAGATGAGATGAGTATAGAAAAATTACTGCAGAAACTGTCACCATGGAATTAACAAAAAAGTAAATTGCAATTTCAGTAATCGCATTAAAACTAAGTGGTGCTGTAACTTTAAAAAAAGTTTTATAGAAAGGTACACCCATTGATTTTGATACTGTCTCATACTCTTTATCCAATTTTTTCAAAGCAGATGTCGCTGTCATGAAACTTACGGAATAGAAATGAACGATATTTGAAATCACTAGAATTGCCATTGTACCATATAAAAAATGGAATGGATTTTGAAAGTTGAACCCCAAAATATTGAATTCAGGTTTGTTAAAAAAGAAAATATAGGCAATTCCAATTACCAATCCAGGAAGAGCTAATGGAATTAATGACAACATATAGCTTGTACTTCTAAGAAATTTTATTTTTTGCCCTTTTTCTATCAGGTAAGCAAACATGAAAACAATAATTGTACCAAAAAAAGCTGTATAAAATGACATTCTTAAACTATTAAAGTAAGCTTCATATCCTCCATTAAAACCATCAAAATTATAATTTGAAAGAGATAAAGTGAATTTATAAGGCCAGTTTTTTACAAAAGAAGCATACAATACAATCAAGTTTACAATTAAAATTGCACCAGCAATTATTGAATTAATGATAAAAAAAATAGAATCAACTACCAAGCTACTCTTAATTGTTAGAGGTTTAGCTTTAGAAGTAATAGTTAAACTTTGTCTTTTTTGAATTATTCTATCTACTATAAAAGAAGCAATTGCAGGAAAAAGAAGAACTAAACTAATTGTAGCACCCATCGAAAAATTCTGCTGACCAATCACCTGCTTGTAAATATCTACAGCGAGAACATTGTACATACCACCTACAACTTTTGGAGCTCCAAAATCTGTAAAACTTAACGTAAATGCCACAATTATTGAGCTAAGTAAACCGTATTTCACAGACGGTAAGGTAACAGTAAAAAAAGTCCGTATTTTCGAACTTCCCAATGATTCTGCAGCGTCATACAACCTTTTATCACCAAACATGAGGGATACAGACATTATCATAACAACTTGAGGAAAAGTATATATTACTTCTG
This sequence is a window from Candidatus Delongbacteria bacterium. Protein-coding genes within it:
- a CDS encoding metallophosphoesterase yields the protein MKKIFVMFSIVLMAVSCSDNDSVSSKGEPTAKIVTVSDLHYFNPDYVDVSNPDYQTYLMMDRKLITESDALLNAFKSEMISRTDIEYIFIPGDITKDGEKTSHQKVATILRDIEASGKKIYVVPGNHDINNGMAMSFSGSTIPVDAVTPDEFSEIYSEFGYSEALYRDTNSLSYMVKLKDNLWLLGLDDCKYNSNQFGEHPHTDGKLSDATMGWIREKLEEAKSKNITVLGMIHHGIVPHFEYQPIMFPEYLTDDFATVSSELADNGLNVIFTGHYHANDIAKTTSINNNEIYDIETGSLVTYPCPYRIVELKKDRTLQVSTKHIENINFDLGNFGSFQDYALNYINTGLQVLVPYMLMQYGATQNQAEFLTPYMVKAFIAHYEGDETADQEDLLLCQQLIQSSNANEQMFGAALFSIWNDPAPADNNILIDLN
- a CDS encoding GntR family transcriptional regulator — its product is MIITIQNSSPDPIYKQIFDQIKKQIICGDLKAGEKLPSIREMAKELSISIITIKRTYTDLENEKLIETVIGKGSFVSDINNELLKEKKFALLQDLIEKIVDEAKKLGISKKEIVEVLDEFY
- a CDS encoding ABC transporter ATP-binding protein; this translates as MSSTKICVNVKNLSKRIGKFELKDISIEIPYGYVMGIAGRNGSGKTTLINHVLNLLTQDSGIITVFDKEYPNNEVEIKDKIGFVFEEFHYLQNLSVDKMKNLIAPFYKSWNDKYFYEQINKFNIDKTSKLKKLSKGQKQIFSLIIALSHDTNLLVLDEPFSGVDAKSKASLIQILKDYTSNEQRSIIFCSHNSEELESLCDLITILQNGEVFSTGTVDELLDSYVILSGSKDNIDEDLRSKIINYSENSFGFKGIVKTEDSSQFTNIKSERVTIKDILEIV
- a CDS encoding 6-bladed beta-propeller, with the protein product MKTSLTSAVMVVLIFFGCTGKHEFTEIKNNEGSLIALNNDIPYDVNYFPKIDSCFMIQNIWFYDSNVGPEHFFAIDSLGRIFVYNYKDNFIYNFDGKGTFLKKIGGNGYGPGELNNVNSIHIQNDKLRTFMIDQKKVNIYNLDGEFLHSKTIDNLMEKTPNWFDKGEFKIYEFSITPLGHDKYLRFFNGWNKYYYAEDISIITEDKTIKLDSRQKEFSMDKGALELLRNSINNQKLCIAENSKEKYKINIFDFDGRKLLEINKAYRKKKYPKAVKLAAKIANPNFDVSIIKYMQAIEDVKIDKYDRIWVKPFMNEFDPTSINVYDFFDKNGRYLNKIDIGVISNIKLETSIFFKDDKLMIIGKSNEKKESAIFVFDY
- a CDS encoding AAA family ATPase encodes the protein MKKIPYGIANFEKIKENGDYYYVDKTKYIEELENLGGQYLFFLRPRRFGKSLFISMLEHYYDINRKEQFHQLFGDTYIGINPTKLKNSFPILKLNFSGIPTDKDVEQIENSFNIVILGNIEIFFSKYSKIYNITEDVKKEVLNTKNAGDMLNRFISKMSELGIKYYLLIDEYDNFANNILVHHGKERYMRVTHQAGFLRSFFAAIKVATESRAVERLFVTGVSPLVLSDVTSGMNIGDNISPQIIFNSMIGFNQNEVEEMLDYYITEKLIKTSERVEILELFKANYNNYCFSDNTSEKVYNSDMILYFFNKFSQEKKIPNSLIDENVRIDYGKLKFLVLADRKLNGNFSILSELVEKGEVDTELIHSFALSDIVEKSKFKSFLYYLGLVTLKKHLYGNEYMLTIPNETINTMMVNYIRQGLDEIYDLTLDVDFLQREYKKLAFNGEWQPIIGYILEKFYEATSLRDFILREHSIKMFMLAYLNVTPLYFVESEPELNKGYADIFLRKNYSITDLTKFEYIIELKYIKAEEYRKISLEEKKSGLVIEEVPENHLAKVKKEAIDQLERYAKSKKITCNLKKVVIICSAKELLVLEEVK
- a CDS encoding transposase, giving the protein MFKLPEEVSSNLIDYVKERLNSVNSLIGHKLQNIFKYFFLEFFQKSFETELGNHLRYLKHQQDTKINLNRRNDYSAKQLKSEVAGEFSVKVPRGRKDSYGSEILGKHETSPSYFGSKTIVIIQGELGWLCLGLFITTYANILLR
- the phnW gene encoding 2-aminoethylphosphonate--pyruvate transaminase, with product MDNLLDNIPENDYILLTPGPLSTTKTVKAAMLKDYCTWDDDYNNIVQDIRHNLVKLAVKNNPDDYTSILMQGSGTFSVEAVISTTVKPDDKLLVLANGAYGERIGQIASYLKIDCRVENFDERVQITPDDVENILTTDLDITYVAIVHCETTTGILNPVEDIGKIVKKYGKKYFVDAMSSFGGIEFYMDEISADFMVSSANKCIQGVPGFGFVLARKDELVMCKGNGRSLSLDLYDQWKTMEEKNGKWRYTSPTHVVRAFHLAMKELHEEGGIRSRERRYRDNHKTLVNGMRSIGFETLLSDDIMSPIITTFLYPTDDFNFNVLYEKLKKSGFVIYPGKISQADTFRIGSIGDVYPLDFERLVKSIEEAM
- a CDS encoding putative 2-aminoethylphosphonate ABC transporter permease subunit — encoded protein: MRTQKIKYTSEDRLIFILIIIMFLALFTAIVLPLFELLLKSIQDKNGVFVGCANFLNFFTTENTKQALFNTINVSIFTTVISVVLGFLYSYGLTRRDIKFKAIFRLIYMLPLFAPTMMHGIGLIYLFGNKGVITTGFFGTILPLQIELYGPIGIIIAEVIYTFPQVVMIMSVSLMFGDKRLYDAAESLGSSKIRTFFTVTLPSVKYGLLSSIIVAFTLSFTDFGAPKVVGGMYNVLAVDIYKQVIGQQNFSMGATISLVLLFPAIASFIVDRIIQKRQSLTITSKAKPLTIKSSLVVDSIFFIINSIIAGAILIVNLIVLYASFVKNWPYKFTLSLSNYNFDGFNGGYEAYFNSLRMSFYTAFFGTIIVFMFAYLIEKGQKIKFLRSTSYMLSLIPLALPGLVIGIAYIFFFNKPEFNILGFNFQNPFHFLYGTMAILVISNIVHFYSVSFMTATSALKKLDKEYETVSKSMGVPFYKTFFKVTAPLSFNAITEIAIYFFVNSMVTVSAVIFLYSSHLKLASISVVDMEDAGDTQQAAAMSILILITNIIIKIIYSKIISRKKEK